Proteins encoded within one genomic window of Candidatus Campbellbacteria bacterium:
- the tsaD gene encoding tRNA (adenosine(37)-N6)-threonylcarbamoyltransferase complex transferase subunit TsaD, with product MRILSIETSCDETGVSIVDCDLENEEYKFEALANNLLSQVKLHAEYGGVFPSLAKREHTKAMIPLLIKTLREAKLGENSDHSSRLKEAQKYLDREPEISDRLKEISAFNAETIDAVSVTVGPGLAPALWVGVNSAKALATLWDKPIIPVNHMHGHIFSGLFPQSEPYEAPTLSLLVSGGHTEILKIDEDLSMYTLGSTRDDAIGEAFDKAARLLELGYPGGPEISKLASLHREKFPEYKSELFPRPMKSDESLDVSYSGLKTALLYQLENNKEDRPLDKEQISREFEDAALDVIVAKVERALEDDAYRSLVAGGGVIANKELQRRLQDLSEKFSIPLHIPKPELTTDNALMIAVASYVLFKNKKISAIETEKISAQANLSANEFAL from the coding sequence ATGAGAATATTATCGATAGAAACCAGCTGTGACGAAACAGGCGTTAGCATCGTTGACTGTGATCTTGAAAATGAAGAATACAAATTCGAGGCATTAGCGAACAATCTTCTTTCGCAAGTTAAATTGCACGCCGAATACGGAGGAGTATTCCCTTCCCTTGCGAAACGCGAACACACCAAAGCAATGATACCCCTTTTGATAAAAACTTTGCGTGAGGCAAAGTTGGGAGAAAATTCAGATCATTCATCGCGGCTTAAAGAAGCGCAAAAATACTTGGACCGAGAACCCGAAATAAGTGACCGCTTAAAAGAGATCTCTGCTTTCAACGCTGAAACAATAGACGCTGTCTCTGTAACCGTGGGACCAGGATTGGCACCGGCTCTTTGGGTTGGAGTAAACTCAGCAAAAGCACTTGCCACCCTGTGGGACAAACCGATCATTCCAGTAAACCATATGCACGGGCATATCTTTTCCGGTCTTTTCCCTCAGAGTGAACCGTATGAGGCACCTACCTTATCTTTGCTAGTCTCAGGAGGACACACAGAAATATTAAAAATAGACGAGGACCTCTCAATGTACACCTTGGGAAGCACCCGTGACGATGCTATAGGTGAGGCCTTTGATAAGGCCGCTCGTCTGCTTGAGCTCGGATACCCGGGAGGTCCGGAGATCTCAAAGCTCGCCTCACTACATAGAGAAAAATTTCCTGAATACAAAAGCGAGTTGTTCCCCCGCCCCATGAAGAGCGATGAGTCATTAGATGTATCTTATTCAGGACTCAAAACCGCTCTACTTTACCAACTAGAGAATAATAAAGAAGATAGACCTTTGGATAAAGAGCAGATCTCTCGGGAATTTGAAGACGCCGCTTTAGATGTGATAGTAGCAAAGGTAGAACGCGCCCTTGAAGATGACGCTTATCGATCTCTGGTTGCAGGCGGCGGGGTTATAGCTAACAAAGAGCTGCAGAGGCGCTTGCAGGACTTATCAGAAAAATTTTCTATTCCCTTACACATACCAAAACCAGAATTAACGACCGACAACGCACTTATGATAGCTGTAGCGAGCTATGTTCTTTTTAAGAACAAAAAAATCTCCGCCATAGAGACAGAAAAAATCTCCGCACAGGCGAACTTGTCTGCAAATGAATTCGCATTATAA
- a CDS encoding valine--tRNA ligase, with translation MIEKFSKPYDPQDTESKIYDKWLESGYFAPENLPGKRDETFTIIMPPPNANGSLHAGHAVFVTLEDTIIRYKRMRGYKALWLPGADHAGFETQIVYEKKLEKEKRSRLKMDPEDLREEIMEFTLANKSHMEGQLRQLGSSCDWSRETFTLDERIVKTVYDTFQKLYNDDLLYRGKRIVNWCTKHQTSLADLETESVEQKDPLYYMKYGPFTLATVRPETKFGDTAIAVHPADPRYKDWIGKEIEFEGLIGPVKLKVIADEFVDPEFGTGAVKVTPAHDPNDFAMAERHGLEVREVIDKYGKLNENTGKYAGMKIAEAREAIAKDLEEKGLLEKIEDNYSHTVKTCYKCGRIIEPRIMPQWFVQMQPLAEKAIEKIEEGAITFYPDRYKRILIDWLENIQDWNISRQIVWGIPIPAKICEKCGDGFPDLDDSIHKCPTCGGEVVKDEDTFDTWFSSGQWPFATLGYPNAEDYKTFYPTQLMETAADILFFWVSRMIMLGLYRTGELPFFEVYLHGLVTAPDGSKMSKSKGNVISPLEISDEFGTDALRMALVIGNTPGTNTPLDKNKVKAYKHFANKIWNATRFVLMNTEDFDLQKFDPETIDTEKGETHSSHLKRLEEITNEITDDLDNYRLHLAAEKTYHYFWHEFADEIIEESKPLLEDESTRSVTQYTLVKILNTTLKLLHPFMPFITEDVWLRIPDRIKSGREMLIVNEWPSNK, from the coding sequence ATGATTGAAAAATTCTCGAAACCTTACGACCCGCAAGACACTGAAAGTAAAATATACGATAAGTGGCTAGAGAGTGGATACTTTGCTCCCGAAAACCTTCCCGGCAAGAGAGACGAGACATTCACCATCATTATGCCACCCCCGAACGCGAACGGCTCTCTGCACGCCGGGCACGCTGTTTTTGTTACTCTCGAAGACACAATAATTCGCTACAAACGAATGCGTGGGTATAAAGCTCTCTGGCTTCCCGGAGCAGATCACGCCGGTTTTGAAACCCAAATTGTATACGAAAAGAAACTGGAAAAAGAGAAACGTTCACGCCTAAAAATGGATCCGGAAGACCTGCGTGAAGAGATAATGGAATTTACACTTGCCAATAAAAGTCATATGGAGGGACAACTGCGGCAACTGGGTTCTTCGTGTGACTGGTCACGCGAGACATTTACTCTAGATGAGAGGATCGTAAAAACTGTTTACGATACATTTCAAAAACTATATAACGACGACCTGCTTTATCGCGGCAAACGGATAGTTAACTGGTGCACCAAACACCAAACAAGCTTGGCAGATCTTGAAACTGAATCCGTAGAGCAAAAAGATCCTCTGTATTATATGAAATACGGACCTTTTACTTTGGCCACCGTACGTCCAGAGACCAAGTTCGGCGATACCGCGATAGCAGTTCACCCGGCCGATCCGCGGTACAAAGATTGGATAGGAAAAGAAATCGAATTTGAGGGCTTGATCGGACCGGTAAAGCTGAAAGTGATCGCGGATGAATTCGTTGATCCGGAATTTGGCACCGGGGCTGTAAAAGTGACCCCGGCTCATGATCCGAACGATTTTGCGATGGCAGAACGTCACGGACTTGAGGTCAGAGAGGTAATTGATAAATACGGAAAACTTAACGAGAACACAGGCAAATATGCCGGCATGAAGATCGCCGAGGCTAGAGAAGCAATAGCTAAAGACCTGGAAGAAAAAGGACTTCTGGAAAAGATAGAAGATAATTACAGCCACACGGTTAAAACATGCTACAAATGTGGACGCATCATTGAACCTAGAATAATGCCACAGTGGTTCGTGCAAATGCAGCCTCTAGCCGAAAAAGCGATTGAAAAAATTGAAGAAGGAGCGATCACTTTTTATCCCGACCGCTATAAAAGGATACTTATTGACTGGCTTGAAAACATACAAGACTGGAATATTTCCCGACAAATTGTATGGGGTATACCAATACCAGCTAAAATATGTGAAAAATGCGGAGATGGATTCCCCGACCTTGATGACTCTATTCACAAATGCCCAACCTGCGGAGGAGAAGTTGTAAAAGATGAAGATACATTTGATACTTGGTTTTCATCAGGTCAGTGGCCCTTTGCTACTCTTGGTTATCCAAACGCGGAGGATTACAAAACCTTCTACCCTACTCAACTAATGGAAACTGCCGCGGATATCTTGTTCTTCTGGGTCTCACGTATGATAATGCTCGGTCTATACAGAACTGGAGAATTGCCTTTTTTCGAGGTCTATTTACACGGCCTCGTAACAGCTCCAGACGGTAGTAAGATGAGCAAAAGCAAAGGAAATGTAATAAGTCCTTTGGAAATTTCAGACGAGTTCGGAACTGATGCTTTACGTATGGCTCTAGTGATAGGAAACACCCCAGGTACAAATACACCTTTGGATAAAAACAAGGTAAAAGCATATAAGCACTTTGCCAACAAGATATGGAATGCCACAAGATTTGTGTTGATGAATACTGAAGATTTTGATCTGCAAAAATTTGACCCCGAAACAATAGATACAGAAAAAGGCGAGACTCACTCTTCGCACCTGAAAAGACTAGAGGAAATTACAAATGAGATCACCGATGACTTGGATAACTACCGGCTTCATTTAGCTGCAGAGAAAACATATCACTATTTTTGGCACGAGTTCGCGGATGAAATAATAGAAGAATCCAAACCTCTCTTAGAAGACGAGAGTACTAGATCGGTAACGCAGTACACTCTGGTTAAGATATTGAATACAACCTTGAAATTACTGCATCCATTTATGCCCTTCATAACTGAAGATGTTTGGCTCAGAATTCCTGATAGAATTAAAAGCGGAAGAGAAATGTTGATAGTCAACGAATGGCCATCTAACAAATAA
- a CDS encoding PrsW family glutamic-type intramembrane protease, producing MDTNTILTALLFGLVPTFIWLVFWLSEDRAHPEPKRMIFLSFIAGMIAVPISITIEAWIDSLVSDGFSKTLLWSLTEEMAKYLLAFIIVLRSIELDEALDALIYMICVALGFAALENTLYALEPILDQEHIGAATVSNLRFVGATLLHTVSSAAIGVAMALSYYRSRASRMGATVIGLIVAIGLHALFNFFIINLSENTVFMVFAGIWILTIGLIVIAEKIKKIDAGYSIFK from the coding sequence ATGGATACAAACACTATTTTAACTGCTCTTTTGTTTGGATTAGTACCAACTTTTATTTGGCTTGTTTTTTGGCTTAGTGAAGACAGGGCGCATCCTGAGCCAAAAAGAATGATCTTTCTTTCTTTTATTGCCGGCATGATCGCGGTACCAATATCAATTACGATCGAAGCCTGGATCGATTCCTTGGTCAGTGACGGTTTTAGCAAAACTTTACTCTGGTCTCTAACTGAAGAAATGGCGAAATATCTATTGGCTTTTATAATAGTACTGCGCTCTATTGAATTGGATGAGGCCTTAGACGCTCTTATATATATGATCTGTGTTGCCCTGGGGTTTGCCGCACTAGAAAATACTCTGTACGCTCTTGAACCTATTCTCGATCAAGAACATATTGGCGCAGCTACGGTTTCTAATCTACGTTTTGTGGGAGCAACGTTATTACACACCGTTTCATCTGCCGCCATAGGAGTGGCTATGGCGCTTTCCTATTACCGCTCTCGCGCGAGTCGTATGGGCGCAACCGTTATCGGACTCATCGTTGCGATCGGTTTGCATGCACTCTTTAATTTTTTTATAATTAACCTATCGGAAAATACTGTATTTATGGTTTTCGCAGGTATTTGGATCCTTACTATCGGACTCATAGTAATAGCCGAAAAAATCAAAAAGATAGATGCGGGATACTCGATTTTTAAATAA
- a CDS encoding Hsp20/alpha crystallin family protein, with the protein MRKEKRSFFERLTGAINMDEEDEYEFDEEFEDEEYSRPERRSFSQDDPMNIRENRAAAAFSPGELSEGQLSVDVLQTPDDIIIKTIVAGVAPEDLDISITRDSVTIKGSREEDFSVNDNDYFHREVSWGNFSRTISLPAEIEVEEADAQEKHGVLIIRLPKIDKGRETKLSVRSAGN; encoded by the coding sequence ATGCGAAAAGAAAAAAGATCGTTTTTTGAAAGACTTACAGGCGCCATCAATATGGACGAGGAAGATGAGTACGAATTCGATGAAGAATTCGAAGATGAGGAATATTCGCGTCCCGAGAGACGCTCGTTCAGTCAAGATGATCCAATGAACATAAGAGAGAATAGAGCTGCGGCAGCCTTTTCACCGGGTGAACTTTCGGAGGGTCAACTATCAGTGGACGTTTTGCAAACACCTGACGACATCATAATCAAGACCATCGTAGCCGGAGTAGCTCCAGAAGATCTGGATATTTCAATAACTCGCGACTCGGTCACAATCAAAGGTAGTCGAGAGGAAGATTTTTCGGTAAACGATAATGATTATTTTCATCGCGAAGTTTCTTGGGGTAACTTTTCAAGGACTATTTCTCTGCCAGCTGAAATAGAAGTAGAAGAAGCAGATGCTCAAGAAAAACACGGCGTACTAATTATTCGGCTACCAAAAATAGACAAGGGGCGAGAAACCAAACTTTCTGTTCGCTCAGCGGGTAATTAA
- a CDS encoding glutaredoxin family protein, translated as MKNITIYSTPTCHFCNLAKNYFQDKGIEYTDYDVSENIEKQKEMIEKTGQMGVPVIMIGDEVMVGFNQAKLEELLS; from the coding sequence ATGAAAAATATAACTATATATTCTACTCCAACCTGTCATTTTTGTAATTTAGCTAAAAATTATTTTCAAGACAAAGGAATTGAATACACAGATTACGATGTCTCAGAAAATATAGAAAAACAAAAAGAGATGATAGAAAAGACGGGACAAATGGGAGTTCCGGTAATAATGATAGGGGATGAAGTCATGGTTGGCTTCAACCAGGCAAAGCTTGAAGAGCTTTTGTCCTAA
- a CDS encoding Gmad2 immunoglobulin-like domain-containing protein: protein MKIKTIAIVTSLVALVVLVIVGIYVITSEKSDKGAKKDITSFEECAEAGYPIMESYPEQCAANGKTFTRDIGNEMEKYDLVRISSPRPGEEVGNNFSLEGQARGYWFFEATFPVSLESDDGEVIAET from the coding sequence ATGAAAATAAAAACAATAGCAATTGTTACTTCTTTGGTTGCTTTGGTTGTATTAGTCATTGTTGGTATATATGTAATTACAAGCGAAAAGAGTGACAAAGGAGCAAAAAAAGATATAACCTCATTTGAAGAATGTGCAGAAGCCGGATATCCTATTATGGAGTCATATCCGGAGCAATGTGCGGCTAACGGTAAGACGTTTACGCGCGATATTGGAAATGAGATGGAGAAGTATGACCTAGTTAGAATTTCTTCGCCAAGGCCCGGAGAGGAGGTTGGCAATAATTTTTCCCTTGAAGGTCAAGCGCGTGGATATTGGTTTTTTGAAGCCACTTTTCCTGTTTCTTTAGAAAGTGACGATGGAGAGGTTATTGCTGAAACTTGA
- the ytxJ gene encoding bacillithiol system redox-active protein YtxJ → MKPKKDLFVALARSYDSPVLVLKTSNVCMQSRRVYEEFKNLEKRDKEIELQMYVLVVQDARDISNYIAETFGIVHESPQVIVIRNEDVIYYEDHAKIDIEKITLLLKEKAPENDNSSEI, encoded by the coding sequence TTGAAACCGAAGAAAGATCTTTTTGTTGCTTTGGCTCGTTCGTACGACTCACCGGTGTTGGTTCTTAAAACAAGTAACGTTTGCATGCAGAGCCGAAGAGTCTACGAAGAATTCAAAAATTTGGAGAAAAGAGACAAAGAAATAGAACTCCAAATGTATGTATTGGTTGTCCAAGACGCGAGGGATATCTCTAACTATATAGCTGAAACATTTGGAATAGTACACGAATCACCACAAGTAATAGTCATACGAAACGAAGATGTTATTTATTATGAAGATCACGCGAAGATAGATATTGAAAAAATTACCCTCCTTTTGAAAGAAAAAGCTCCTGAAAACGACAACTCTAGTGAGATATAA
- a CDS encoding YhjD/YihY/BrkB family envelope integrity protein translates to MAQLLSVKNFITRVAKVFIQFRIAEKSAALAYFALFALAPILILITSLASIFVFGSFAQSGIEEFFLRYFGSGASVFFERVIESANNLTVDIVVAAVGFLLVVFAATGFFRALQRSLFEVFSVSIESNSPTKNILYNNLYSSAYMLVFLFFIIALFVARLLLTTGIELAEDFFNYSMSGATIRALSAVLILVLLSLFWGVHIDFLETQRVVA, encoded by the coding sequence ATGGCACAGTTACTTTCAGTTAAGAACTTTATTACAAGAGTAGCCAAGGTGTTTATCCAATTTAGGATTGCCGAAAAATCCGCTGCACTTGCGTATTTTGCTCTTTTTGCTTTGGCGCCGATATTAATTTTAATTACTTCATTAGCGAGTATATTTGTATTTGGTTCATTTGCTCAGTCTGGTATTGAGGAATTCTTCCTTAGATATTTTGGAAGCGGAGCCAGTGTCTTTTTTGAGCGCGTTATTGAAAGCGCTAACAATTTGACAGTAGATATTGTCGTTGCCGCGGTCGGTTTTCTTTTGGTTGTGTTTGCAGCTACAGGATTTTTCCGAGCCTTGCAAAGATCACTTTTTGAGGTTTTCTCAGTTTCAATTGAGAGTAATTCGCCAACCAAAAATATTTTATACAACAATCTCTATTCTTCAGCTTATATGCTTGTTTTTCTATTTTTCATAATCGCGCTTTTTGTGGCGCGACTTCTTCTAACTACCGGAATTGAATTAGCTGAAGATTTCTTTAATTACAGTATGTCCGGTGCAACAATCAGGGCTCTTAGCGCTGTATTAATACTTGTTCTGCTTAGTTTGTTTTGGGGGGTTCATATAGATTTTCTCGAGACGCAGCGCGTCGTGGCTTGA
- a CDS encoding RNA-binding protein, translated as MNKKLYVGGIPWSSTNEELQEAFEKAGTVESATILTDKVTGRSRGFGFVEMSTEEEAQAALDMWNGQEFGGRVLKVDFAKPIENRE; from the coding sequence ATGAACAAAAAGCTATATGTTGGCGGTATTCCTTGGTCTTCAACAAACGAAGAGCTCCAAGAGGCCTTTGAGAAGGCAGGGACCGTTGAATCAGCTACTATCCTTACGGATAAAGTAACTGGTCGATCACGCGGATTTGGTTTTGTTGAAATGTCTACTGAAGAAGAAGCGCAGGCCGCACTAGATATGTGGAATGGACAAGAGTTTGGTGGACGAGTACTTAAGGTTGATTTTGCAAAACCTATCGAGAACAGGGAGTAA
- a CDS encoding ROK family protein, producing MVNIVFDIGGSKMRVARVVGEEIFDEPLSIATPQNPEEGVALLAKLSLEVAGGESIDKVAGGVAAVFDEEKSKIVNSSNLKEWVGLDIKKEFSKHSSAQLIVDNDSSVVGLGESIFGAGKDYKIVVYMTVSTGVGGSRFIDGRPDEGKFGFEPGHQILNIETRETLEDLVSGAAFKRRFDVEPYEITDKEVWNKAARDLAMGLHNSILHWSPEVVMLGGPMIVGDPAIPIEAVRKELRDTMKIFTDIPELKKAQLQDYGGLYGGLVLISNQN from the coding sequence ATGGTAAATATAGTTTTTGATATAGGAGGTAGCAAAATGAGAGTTGCAAGAGTTGTCGGTGAAGAGATTTTTGATGAGCCGCTCTCGATAGCTACTCCTCAAAATCCGGAAGAAGGAGTGGCGCTTCTTGCCAAACTATCTCTTGAAGTAGCCGGTGGCGAATCTATAGATAAAGTGGCTGGGGGAGTCGCTGCTGTTTTTGATGAAGAGAAATCAAAAATAGTTAATTCTTCAAATTTAAAAGAGTGGGTTGGTTTAGATATAAAAAAAGAATTTTCTAAACATTCTAGTGCGCAGCTAATCGTTGATAATGATTCTTCGGTTGTGGGTCTTGGAGAGTCTATCTTTGGTGCGGGTAAGGACTACAAAATAGTAGTATATATGACGGTTAGCACCGGTGTCGGCGGATCCAGATTTATTGACGGAAGGCCTGATGAGGGGAAATTTGGTTTTGAGCCAGGACATCAAATATTGAATATTGAAACTAGAGAAACGCTTGAAGATTTGGTTTCAGGTGCCGCATTTAAGAGACGATTTGACGTTGAGCCATATGAAATAACAGACAAGGAAGTTTGGAATAAGGCTGCGCGAGATTTGGCAATGGGTTTACATAATTCTATTTTGCATTGGTCGCCGGAGGTGGTAATGCTCGGAGGTCCGATGATTGTGGGAGATCCGGCTATCCCCATAGAGGCTGTAAGGAAAGAGCTGCGTGATACTATGAAAATATTTACTGATATTCCGGAATTAAAAAAGGCTCAACTTCAGGACTATGGCGGTCTTTATGGAGGTCTTGTGCTGATAAGCAATCAGAATTAA
- a CDS encoding ATP-grasp domain-containing protein, with translation MEDQILAITCHPESRIPDLAKVVPHLPYINTPTSESLFWSTDKLEMRRRITAYNPELTPKYMLVKNTEEETIQKIQKRIGFPLVVKPSGLASSLLVNVVYHTEELNKVLRRTFKRVNKINKEYKEAPAQIIVEQLLEGEMYSLDAYIDNVGNTYFCPMVHIKTGKTIGFDDFFAYRTLTPTQLNEDSINKAHNAAKETIKALGLRSTTAHIEFIRTEGKGWNIVEAGPRIGGFRHNMYNLSFDIDHISNDFLVRIPKKPIIKKRRKGYTSVFKFFAHKEGIITAIKGRKNVQKLESFHSIDMKLEVGDRARYAKNGGKSVFNVTLFNSDRSNLFADIRRMEQMVSIKTE, from the coding sequence TTGGAAGATCAAATACTGGCTATAACTTGCCACCCCGAGTCTCGTATACCTGATTTGGCAAAGGTGGTTCCTCACCTCCCATATATAAACACTCCGACCAGCGAATCTCTTTTTTGGTCAACTGACAAACTGGAGATGAGACGGCGTATTACCGCATACAACCCTGAACTTACTCCCAAGTATATGTTGGTCAAAAACACTGAAGAAGAGACAATTCAAAAGATCCAAAAACGCATCGGTTTTCCTTTGGTCGTAAAACCTTCCGGCCTCGCTTCGAGTCTTTTAGTAAACGTTGTTTACCATACAGAAGAGCTTAACAAGGTTCTAAGGCGCACCTTTAAACGCGTCAACAAGATAAATAAGGAGTACAAAGAAGCTCCGGCGCAAATTATAGTGGAGCAACTTCTTGAAGGAGAAATGTATTCTTTAGATGCTTATATAGACAACGTGGGTAATACTTATTTTTGCCCGATGGTCCATATTAAAACAGGCAAAACGATAGGATTTGATGACTTCTTCGCTTACCGTACCCTCACTCCGACCCAACTAAACGAAGACAGTATTAATAAGGCACATAACGCAGCTAAAGAGACAATAAAAGCATTGGGATTGCGTAGTACCACTGCTCATATAGAATTCATTCGTACAGAAGGAAAGGGATGGAACATCGTTGAAGCAGGACCGCGCATTGGCGGATTCCGCCACAATATGTATAACCTATCTTTTGATATAGATCATATATCAAACGACTTTCTAGTACGAATACCCAAAAAACCGATAATTAAAAAGCGACGTAAGGGCTACACTTCCGTATTCAAGTTTTTTGCTCATAAAGAAGGAATTATAACCGCGATTAAGGGTAGAAAAAACGTACAAAAACTTGAATCTTTTCATTCTATTGATATGAAATTAGAAGTAGGTGATCGAGCTCGCTATGCCAAAAATGGCGGTAAAAGTGTCTTTAACGTTACTTTATTCAACAGCGATCGCTCTAATCTTTTTGCGGATATCAGACGTATGGAGCAAATGGTTTCTATAAAAACGGAGTAA
- a CDS encoding class I SAM-dependent methyltransferase, translating to MQHKNSIEDKGYVDFLSRLLDPLTNFLRPHSDILDYGSGPEPVLKEIMQLKGYDVYIYDPFFAPEMPEGQFDAVTTTEVLEHFFSPKKEIDAIISHIKPRGFWGIETLRYSDEIDMPNWHYLRDPTHVGFFSDKTFSWLERNIRIQKSV from the coding sequence ATGCAGCACAAAAATTCAATTGAAGATAAGGGTTATGTGGATTTTCTTTCGCGTTTGCTAGATCCACTGACAAATTTTTTGCGACCGCATTCCGATATTCTGGATTACGGTTCAGGGCCGGAACCTGTACTGAAGGAGATCATGCAATTAAAGGGATACGATGTATATATCTATGATCCATTTTTTGCTCCGGAAATGCCCGAGGGGCAATTCGATGCGGTAACCACTACGGAAGTGTTAGAGCACTTCTTCTCACCTAAGAAAGAAATAGACGCAATAATTTCTCACATAAAACCAAGAGGTTTTTGGGGAATTGAGACACTAAGATACAGCGATGAAATTGATATGCCCAACTGGCACTATCTGCGTGATCCGACACACGTGGGCTTTTTCTCAGATAAAACTTTTTCTTGGCTTGAAAGAAATATACGAATTCAGAAGAGCGTTTGA
- a CDS encoding SurA N-terminal domain-containing protein has translation MEEEQTQQEEHRNPPREKKGRKSEGGGVGKIIGLLVVLAIIAGVGMYLMQSGSSAAVATVDGETITRAQYESRVDQVRSNYESQSGGPIEDKAIEDQIKRTAIDGLINETLLVNAAEKAGVNVSDEEVEQSLEEYKAQYESDDAFQNDLKSLGISENDLRENIRNSIMVTSYVESQAEEGEIAVTDAEIEEFYNLQVSNIPEGTEDGQVPTLEEFREQGRQILENQKLNSAASRIVEGLRSEANIEILIDIPEAPQQPGPGSIEPPTEAPPVEEGPEEDPEGGENEEESDTPVEDPNSEGEPTVEGDDENTEENPEETQETEESENTEETEETEE, from the coding sequence ATGGAAGAAGAACAAACACAACAAGAAGAGCACAGGAATCCCCCGCGTGAAAAGAAGGGACGCAAGTCCGAAGGGGGAGGAGTAGGAAAAATAATTGGCCTTTTGGTAGTTTTGGCTATAATTGCCGGAGTCGGTATGTATTTGATGCAAAGTGGAAGTTCGGCAGCCGTTGCGACGGTAGACGGAGAAACTATCACAAGGGCACAGTATGAAAGTAGGGTTGATCAGGTTAGGTCTAATTATGAATCTCAGAGCGGAGGTCCAATTGAAGATAAGGCAATCGAGGACCAGATAAAGCGTACCGCGATCGATGGTCTGATCAATGAAACATTGCTTGTAAACGCGGCCGAAAAAGCCGGAGTAAATGTCAGTGATGAAGAAGTAGAGCAGTCTCTTGAAGAATACAAGGCACAATATGAGAGCGATGACGCTTTTCAAAATGACTTGAAGAGCCTCGGTATCTCAGAAAATGATCTAAGAGAGAACATAAGAAATAGCATTATGGTTACTTCTTATGTAGAGTCACAAGCCGAAGAAGGAGAAATTGCGGTGACTGACGCAGAGATCGAAGAATTCTATAATCTTCAAGTGAGCAATATTCCGGAAGGGACTGAAGATGGGCAAGTTCCAACTCTTGAGGAGTTCCGGGAACAAGGCCGACAAATACTGGAAAATCAAAAACTAAACTCAGCGGCCTCCAGAATAGTTGAAGGGCTTCGTAGTGAAGCTAATATAGAGATCTTGATCGATATACCCGAGGCACCTCAACAACCTGGTCCTGGATCAATTGAGCCTCCTACGGAAGCGCCTCCTGTTGAAGAAGGCCCTGAAGAAGACCCAGAAGGTGGTGAAAATGAAGAAGAGTCAGACACGCCCGTAGAGGATCCTAATTCCGAAGGAGAGCCAACAGTGGAAGGTGACGACGAAAACACTGAAGAAAACCCAGAGGAAACGCAGGAAACCGAAGAATCTGAAAATACTGAAGAGACTGAAGAAACAGAGGAATAA